One Azotobacter salinestris DNA window includes the following coding sequences:
- a CDS encoding cation:proton antiporter, with translation MTIWLLQLVLVIALCNVCGRIAERLGQCAVVGEIAAGLLLGPSLFGVIAPSFYDVLFGPRALSAMAQVGEVGLVLLMFQVGLHMELGETLRGKRWRMPVAIAAGGLVAPAAIGMIVATVSKGTLASDAPALPYVLFCGVALAVSAVPVMARIIDDLALSAMVGARHAMSAAMLTDALGWMLLATIASLSSGPGWAFARMLVSLLAYLVLCALLVRFVVRPTLARLASTAHAARDRLAVLFCFVMASALATSLIGFHSAFGALAAALFVRRVPGVAKEWRDNVEGFVKLVLMPVFFAYAGLHVSVGTIDDAASWMWFGVFLAGGFIGKFGGSYLGARATGLAPHDAMLVSSLMNTRGLMELIVLSIGLQMQILPPRVYTILVVFALVTTALTAPLVRFTLRVQSRATPAIPDAGK, from the coding sequence ATGACTATCTGGCTGTTGCAACTCGTGCTGGTGATCGCGCTCTGCAACGTCTGCGGCCGCATTGCCGAACGGCTCGGCCAGTGCGCGGTCGTCGGCGAGATCGCGGCCGGTTTGCTGTTGGGGCCTTCGCTGTTCGGCGTGATCGCACCGAGTTTCTACGACGTGTTGTTCGGCCCACGTGCGCTGTCAGCGATGGCGCAAGTCGGCGAAGTCGGCCTGGTACTGCTGATGTTTCAGGTCGGTCTGCATATGGAGTTGGGCGAGACGCTGCGCGGCAAGCGCTGGCGCATGCCCGTCGCGATCGCAGCGGGCGGGCTCGTCGCACCGGCCGCGATCGGCATGATCGTCGCCACCGTCTCGAAAGGCACGCTCGCCAGCGACGCGCCGGCGCTGCCCTATGTACTCTTCTGCGGTGTCGCACTTGCGGTATCAGCGGTGCCGGTGATGGCGCGCATCATCGACGACCTGGCGCTCAGCGCCATGGTGGGCGCACGGCACGCAATGTCTGCCGCGATGCTGACGGATGCGCTCGGATGGATGCTGCTTGCAACGATTGCCTCGCTATCGAGCGGGCCTGGCTGGGCATTTGCGCGCATGCTCGTCAGCCTGCTCGCGTATCTGGTGCTGTGCGCGCTCCTGGTGCGCTTCGTGGTTCGACCGACGCTTGCGCGGCTCGCATCGACTGCGCATGCGGCGCGCGACCGCTTGGCCGTGTTGTTCTGCTTCGTAATGGCGTCGGCACTCGCGACGTCGCTGATCGGATTCCATAGCGCATTTGGCGCACTTGCGGCGGCGCTGTTCGTGCGGCGCGTGCCCGGCGTCGCGAAGGAGTGGCGCGACAACGTCGAAGGTTTCGTCAAGCTTGTGCTGATGCCGGTGTTTTTCGCGTATGCGGGGCTGCATGTGTCGGTCGGCACGATCGACGACGCGGCATCATGGATGTGGTTCGGTGTATTCCTCGCGGGCGGATTCATCGGCAAGTTCGGCGGCAGCTATCTGGGCGCGCGTGCCACCGGGCTTGCGCCACACGATGCGATGCTGGTGAGCTCGTTGATGAATACGCGCGGCTTGATGGAGCTAATCGTCCTGTCAATCGGTCTGCAGATGCAGATCCTTCCGCCAAGGGTCTACACGATCCTCGTGGTGTTCGCGCTGGTGACGACGGCGCTGACCGCACCGCTGGTTCGATTCACGCTGCGCGTGCAATCGCGCGCGACGCCAGCAATCCCGGATGCCGGCAAGTGA
- a CDS encoding flavin reductase family protein, translating to MNAATETKAHDLLDAEGRDVRELRNLLGQFATGVTVITTRTADGRNVGVTANSFSSLSLSPALVLWSLARTAPSLKDFCSASHFAINVLGAHQHHLSEQFARAAADKFAGVAHSYGKAGAPVLDDVVAVLVCRNVTQYEGGDHLIFIGEIEQYRYSGAEPLVFHAGQYRVAAAHPALAS from the coding sequence ATGAATGCCGCCACCGAAACCAAGGCTCACGATTTGCTCGATGCCGAGGGCCGCGATGTCCGCGAACTGCGCAACTTGCTGGGGCAGTTCGCTACCGGTGTGACCGTGATCACCACGCGCACCGCTGACGGCCGCAACGTCGGTGTGACCGCCAACTCGTTCTCCTCACTGTCGCTGTCGCCGGCGCTGGTGCTCTGGAGCCTGGCACGCACGGCACCGAGCCTGAAGGATTTTTGCTCGGCGAGCCACTTCGCCATCAACGTGCTAGGCGCGCACCAGCACCACTTGTCGGAGCAGTTCGCACGGGCAGCAGCTGACAAGTTCGCCGGTGTAGCTCATTCCTATGGCAAGGCGGGAGCCCCAGTGCTGGACGATGTGGTGGCAGTGCTGGTGTGCCGCAACGTCACCCAGTACGAGGGCGGTGACCACCTGATCTTCATTGGCGAGATCGAACAATACCGATACAGCGGCGCAGAACCGCTGGTCTTCCATGCAGGCCAGTACCGGGTTGCCGCCGCGCATCCGGCACTGGCGAGCTGA